GAAATACAGCGAGGATACCTCTCTTATCTGGGGTATCGGCGTTTTCATCCTGCTGGCCTTGTTCTCAAGGCCGTTAGGAGGACTGTTCAGCAATAACAGCGAGGTTATCCGGAGGACAACCCAGTATTTGAGGATAGTCCCGGTGGGATACGCGATGTATGGTATAATGACCGTCAGCGTGGCAACACTTAATGTCATAAAGAAACCATATCATTCCTCGATGATAATGATCATACAGATGTTCGTGTTATATGTCCCCCTGGCCATGATATGTGAGAAGTTCTTCGGGGTGATCGGCATCTTTATGGCGCTCAGCATAGCATATATAATAGGGGGAACAATAGGGCACAGGGTGCTCAGGCGGGAAATGAGCCTCATATAGGATAGAAAGGACATACGACATGGAAGGGATAAGACCGGGACTAAGGGCCAAAGCAAAGATAGTCGCTACTATGGGGCCGTCATGTGATCGTGGGCAAGTGTTAAAAAAGATGGTGGAAGCCGGGCTGGATGTGGTAAGGCTCAACTTTTCCCATGGGAAAGAAGAAGAGCATCTTGGAAGGATCAACAGGGTCCGGGAACTGAACCGTAAATACCGCCGTTGCGTAAAGATACTTCAGGACCTTGAGGGTTTCCGGATAAGGGTGGGAAGATTCGACGGCTCCCCGGAAAAGATTTTGAAGAAAAGGGCTACCGTCTGGCTGACAAAAGGCAGCGATGGCGGGGACGACACGGTCATCCCTTTCGACTATCGGGGGGACCTGTCGGTCATAAGACCGGGGAAACACATTTTTATTGATGACGGGAATATAATACTTGAGGCAAAAAGTGTGCTTAAGGGCAGGCTGCGGGCTGAAGTGCTGGAAGGAGGCGTGCTGAAGGAAAGAAAGGGTATAAATATGCCCGACGTCAAGATACCCTTTTCCAGCATAACGGAAAAAGACATGAATGATCTACGATTCGGTCTCAAGGCCGGGGTGGACATGGTCGCGCAATCTTTTGTGCGAACGCCCGGGGATGTTATCGCGATAAAGGACATAGTGGGGACCAGAGGGAACTGCAAGGTCATAGCTAAAATAGAGAACAGAGAAGCGATAAAGAACATCGACCGTATCATAGAAGTAGCGGATGGAATAATGATCGCCCGGGGGGACATGGGCGTAGCCGTGCCGATGTACGAGATCCCGGTCATACAGAAGACCATAATCAAAAAATGCAACCACAGGAAAAAGTTCGTTATTACGGCCACACAAATGCTGGAGCATATGACGGAGCACTCCAGACCTACCAGGGCGGAAACGACGGATGTGGCCAACGCCATAATCGACGGGACGGATTACGTGATGTTATCCGGGGAAACGGCCGTAGGGAAGTTCCCGGTTGAAACAGTAAAAATGATGGATATGATAATCAAATATACCGAAGAGTATCTGAAAAGGACACGCCGGGCCGGGGGACAGGGGAGGGGAAAATGACCTGTAGGGTATGCGCGGTGGCGATCGCACTTGGCGTGATCGGGCTTTTGTGGGTACTTGTAACGGTGCTGGCCGGGAAGCTGGGGGAGAAGGACCGCGGGATAAATAAGGAGGAAGAAGGAACATGACACCGGTAGAAGCCTTGAAAATAGCGCTTGCGAAAGAAGACGCGTCCGTAAGGTTGTATAAAAAACTGGCCGAGGAACACCCGGCGATAAGGGACCTTTTGACCGAACTTCTTATTGAAGAGGAAAAACACAGGAAAATGATAGAAAAAAAACTAGTACAGCTGACCACGGGGTAAAGAACGACACCCTTTTATCGACTGTCTGTAACAACCAGAGAGGAAAGATATGTCCAGGGAAGAACACAAGACCAAGGCAATAGAGCGCATAGAAAGGCAAATGGAAGATATAGACGAAGGGTCAATACGGTATAAGGTGCTGGACTGCGCGCGCAGGTTCAAGAGCTCATGGATGGAGCTGGGTCAGACCCTGTTCTCGGTGTGGAAAGATAAGCTGTACAAGGAATGGGGATATTCCGAGTTCGACACATATGTTCTAAAGGAAATAGGGATAAGGGGGCAGACCGCGGGGAAATTGATCAGGTCCTATTCTTTCCTGGAAAGGGAGGAGCCCGCGTACCTTGTGCACAGGAAAGAGGACGGCGCCGACACGGCAAAGATGCCTACTTATGAAGCGGTAGATGTGCTGAGAAGGGCCAAGCTTAACAAGAACATAGATGTGGAGGACTACCGGAAAATAAGGGAGAACGTTCTTGAGAACGGCAAAGAGGCGGCCGACGTAAGGAAAGAACTGTCGGTCATCATAAGAAAGAACGAAGAGCTTGAGCCGGAGGAGGCGAGAAAGAAAAAGAGGGAGATCATAGTCAAAAGATTCGTTAACACGCTAAAATCCGTAAGAAAAGAGATCCGTATGTACAAGATGCTCCCGGATGATATCCTCAGGGAAGCGGAAAAGCTCATAGAAAAGATCGAAAGCACCATCGACCGATAGAACACAAAATAAGAGGGAGGTATATATGTACAGAACGGGAAACCCGGCTTTGAATGATAACGTATTCAAGAACACGATACCCGCGTCCGCGGGAAGTATGACGATACAGGGCACGGTGAACAAATCGTTCATACTTTTCATGATAACACTTATAGGCGCGGCATGGATATGGGGGAAACCCGCGCAATATATGGGTTTCGCTGTTCCCGCCGCGATCATCGGCTTTATAATAGCGCTTATCACGATCTTCAAGAAAGAATGGGCTCCGGTGACCGCGCCTCTATACGCGGCCGCGGAAGGGGTGTTCCTGGGCGGGATATCCTCGATCTTCGAGGCCGCGTATCCCGGGATAGTGATCCAGGCGGTAGCGCTTACGTTCGGGACTTTTTTCTGTCTCCTGGCGGCCTACAGGTCCGGACTGATAAAACCTACGGAGAACTTCAAACTGGGTATTGTCGCGGCGACCGGCGGGATAGCCGTGGTGTATCTCATATCATGGGTGATGGGTTTTTTCGGGCACGGGTTC
This genomic interval from Candidatus Omnitrophota bacterium contains the following:
- the pyk gene encoding pyruvate kinase, with protein sequence MEGIRPGLRAKAKIVATMGPSCDRGQVLKKMVEAGLDVVRLNFSHGKEEEHLGRINRVRELNRKYRRCVKILQDLEGFRIRVGRFDGSPEKILKKRATVWLTKGSDGGDDTVIPFDYRGDLSVIRPGKHIFIDDGNIILEAKSVLKGRLRAEVLEGGVLKERKGINMPDVKIPFSSITEKDMNDLRFGLKAGVDMVAQSFVRTPGDVIAIKDIVGTRGNCKVIAKIENREAIKNIDRIIEVADGIMIARGDMGVAVPMYEIPVIQKTIIKKCNHRKKFVITATQMLEHMTEHSRPTRAETTDVANAIIDGTDYVMLSGETAVGKFPVETVKMMDMIIKYTEEYLKRTRRAGGQGRGK
- a CDS encoding ferritin family protein, whose product is MTPVEALKIALAKEDASVRLYKKLAEEHPAIRDLLTELLIEEEKHRKMIEKKLVQLTTG
- a CDS encoding Bax inhibitor-1/YccA family protein, whose amino-acid sequence is MYRTGNPALNDNVFKNTIPASAGSMTIQGTVNKSFILFMITLIGAAWIWGKPAQYMGFAVPAAIIGFIIALITIFKKEWAPVTAPLYAAAEGVFLGGISSIFEAAYPGIVIQAVALTFGTFFCLLAAYRSGLIKPTENFKLGIVAATGGIAVVYLISWVMGFFGHGFTMIYSSGPAGIIFSLVVVVVAALNLVLDFDFIEKGADAGVPIYMEWYAAFGLMVTLIWLYLEMLRLIGKVRSR